The Echinicola rosea genome has a segment encoding these proteins:
- a CDS encoding sulfatase, with translation MRSLFHVLLVALVIAFSFSCTEKAKAQTQPNILFIAVDDLRPELGCYGKAYVHSPHLDQLAAESSLFENHYVTVPTCGASRYNLITGLLPKSPGDLSNQASASNIANKPAGERPLTFIQELKQNGYYTVGIGKISHHPDGYVYGYRAPKSDKIELPGSWDEMLLDAGKWETGHNAFFGYADGTNRNDREKQVKPYEAADVEDEGYPDGLTANLAIKKLKQLKEKGKPFFMGVGFFKPHLPFTAPKKYWDLYNEEDIPLAPFAEIPENSSKASLQNSGELNQYKLGEEKPDLDSAASDAYARKLRHGYLAAVSYIDAQIGKILDELEEQGLAENTIVVVWGDHGWHLGDQKTWGKHTVFDNALQSVLLIKRPGEGGQRISQVVSTTDIYPTVMELTHVPSQSTLDGESMVSLMDNPAAKEWRNTAYSYFRRGVSLRTPQYRLTKYFREQSPAIELYDHQTDPYESENVAKEHPKVVKQLMPSWEKGNTGIFEE, from the coding sequence ATGAGAAGCCTGTTTCATGTGCTTTTAGTTGCTTTGGTCATTGCTTTTTCCTTTTCGTGTACTGAAAAGGCCAAGGCGCAAACTCAACCTAACATTCTTTTTATTGCGGTGGATGATCTACGGCCTGAACTGGGCTGCTATGGAAAAGCCTATGTCCACTCTCCCCACCTGGACCAACTGGCAGCTGAAAGCAGTCTTTTTGAAAACCATTATGTGACGGTACCCACTTGCGGTGCTTCCCGCTATAACCTGATTACGGGACTTCTCCCCAAAAGTCCAGGAGACCTTAGCAACCAAGCTTCCGCCTCCAATATTGCCAATAAGCCAGCAGGCGAAAGACCTCTTACCTTTATACAAGAGCTAAAGCAAAATGGCTATTACACCGTGGGAATCGGGAAAATCTCCCATCATCCCGATGGCTATGTCTATGGCTACCGGGCGCCTAAAAGTGATAAGATCGAACTCCCCGGCAGCTGGGATGAAATGCTCCTCGATGCAGGCAAATGGGAAACTGGCCACAATGCCTTCTTTGGCTATGCAGATGGTACAAATCGAAACGATAGGGAGAAGCAGGTAAAGCCTTATGAAGCCGCCGATGTGGAGGACGAAGGATACCCGGATGGGCTTACGGCAAACTTGGCCATCAAAAAGCTAAAGCAGCTCAAGGAAAAGGGAAAGCCGTTTTTTATGGGCGTGGGTTTTTTCAAACCGCACTTGCCTTTCACGGCGCCCAAAAAATATTGGGACCTCTATAATGAAGAGGACATTCCGCTGGCACCCTTCGCCGAAATTCCTGAGAACAGCTCAAAGGCAAGTCTCCAAAACAGTGGAGAACTAAACCAATATAAGCTTGGAGAAGAAAAACCCGACCTGGACAGTGCCGCCTCTGATGCTTATGCTAGAAAACTCCGTCATGGCTATTTGGCCGCAGTAAGCTACATCGATGCACAAATAGGTAAAATATTGGACGAACTGGAGGAGCAAGGCTTGGCTGAAAACACCATTGTGGTGGTGTGGGGAGATCATGGCTGGCATCTAGGTGACCAAAAAACCTGGGGCAAACATACCGTTTTTGACAATGCCCTACAAAGCGTACTGCTGATCAAGCGTCCAGGAGAAGGCGGTCAGCGCATATCGCAGGTCGTGAGCACTACTGACATCTATCCGACAGTCATGGAACTCACACACGTCCCTTCCCAATCGACCTTGGATGGAGAGAGTATGGTGTCCCTTATGGACAATCCAGCTGCTAAGGAGTGGAGAAATACTGCTTACAGCTACTTCAGAAGAGGTGTCTCCTTACGAACCCCACAGTATAGATTGACCAAATATTTCCGCGAGCAGTCACCGGCTATAGAGCTATACGATCACCAAACCGACCCCTATGAAAGTGAAAACGTGGCCAAGGAGCATCCAAAAGTAGTGAAGCAGCTTATGCCCAGCTGGGAAAAGGGGAATACGGGAATTTTTGAGGAATAG
- a CDS encoding Rieske (2Fe-2S) protein produces the protein MGKFTLGKTKDDVKGMLPEGKIKVTQLGAKKVCVVRSGESVYAFEQHCPHRGAMLKDGHINGQGEIICPLHAYRFDLKTGMLASGGSCGDLEVYKSEMTEDGLEIHV, from the coding sequence ATGGGAAAATTCACATTGGGCAAAACCAAAGACGATGTAAAAGGGATGTTGCCAGAAGGTAAGATCAAAGTGACGCAGCTAGGAGCCAAAAAGGTATGCGTGGTACGCTCAGGTGAAAGTGTCTATGCCTTTGAGCAACACTGCCCCCATCGAGGAGCGATGCTGAAGGACGGGCATATTAATGGTCAAGGAGAGATCATTTGTCCGCTACATGCTTATCGCTTCGATTTGAAAACCGGAATGCTAGCTTCCGGGGGCAGCTGTGGAGACTTGGAAGTTTACAAAAGTGAAATGACAGAAGATGGTTTGGAAATTCACGTGTAG
- a CDS encoding TerC family protein, with amino-acid sequence MEIFLQSEAWVALLTLTFLEIVLGVDNIIFISIVSNKLPEHQQPKARNLGLLLAMFFRIGLLLGISYIIQFTTPLFTVFGHGFSGRDLILSGGGLFLLFKSTMEIHHKMEGEAEEVKAKSSASFSSVILQILLLDMIFSFDSILTAVGLVDHVIIMIIAVVIALIIMMVFAGKISAFINQHPTLQILALSFLILIGVMLLVEGFHVEVPKGYIYFAVFFSLAVELVNMRMRKKTSQKPVELHPRIKESKEE; translated from the coding sequence ATGGAAATATTCTTGCAAAGTGAAGCTTGGGTAGCCCTGCTGACACTTACCTTCTTAGAAATTGTGCTGGGGGTAGATAACATCATTTTTATCTCCATTGTCTCCAATAAACTTCCCGAACATCAGCAGCCAAAGGCCAGAAACTTGGGACTGCTATTGGCCATGTTTTTTAGGATAGGTTTGTTGCTGGGTATTTCCTATATCATTCAGTTTACAACACCACTTTTTACCGTTTTTGGCCATGGCTTTAGTGGCAGGGACTTGATTTTGTCCGGAGGAGGACTGTTTCTGCTGTTCAAATCGACCATGGAAATCCACCATAAAATGGAAGGCGAAGCCGAAGAGGTGAAGGCCAAATCAAGTGCATCGTTTAGTAGTGTGATTCTCCAGATCTTACTGCTCGATATGATTTTTTCCTTTGACAGTATCCTCACTGCGGTGGGATTGGTGGATCATGTCATCATAATGATCATTGCGGTGGTGATCGCCCTGATCATCATGATGGTCTTTGCGGGTAAGATCAGTGCTTTTATCAATCAGCATCCGACACTCCAGATTTTGGCACTGAGCTTTCTGATCTTGATTGGGGTGATGCTGCTGGTAGAAGGATTTCATGTAGAAGTACCGAAGGGTTATATCTATTTTGCGGTATTTTTCTCCTTGGCAGTGGAGCTAGTAAACATGCGAATGCGCAAAAAAACATCCCAAAAACCAGTAGAACTACATCCAAGGATAAAGGAGTCCAAGGAGGAATAG
- a CDS encoding FKBP-type peptidyl-prolyl cis-trans isomerase, which yields MIAEKNKVVSVAYELHVDDGENGKKFKEKVTKEQAFAFLFGAGNTLPALEEVIAGKKVGDSFEVFIDYENAYGDYDESKVAIVPKSNFKEDGKKNKELLKVGRVIPMQDDQGNHLRGEITKVDYKGVHMDFNSPLAGYDLYFEGEIVDIRDAEQAEIDHGHVHGPGGHQH from the coding sequence ATGATTGCAGAAAAGAACAAAGTAGTTAGCGTGGCCTATGAACTTCATGTAGATGACGGTGAAAATGGCAAGAAATTCAAGGAAAAGGTCACCAAAGAGCAGGCCTTTGCATTTTTATTTGGGGCTGGGAACACCCTACCGGCCTTGGAAGAAGTCATTGCCGGTAAAAAAGTAGGCGATTCATTCGAAGTTTTTATTGATTATGAAAACGCGTATGGAGACTATGATGAAAGCAAAGTCGCCATTGTGCCAAAATCCAATTTTAAGGAAGATGGTAAGAAAAACAAGGAGCTCTTGAAGGTAGGCCGAGTCATCCCAATGCAAGATGATCAAGGCAATCACCTGCGTGGTGAAATTACCAAAGTCGATTATAAAGGTGTCCACATGGATTTTAATTCTCCATTGGCAGGATATGACTTGTATTTTGAGGGAGAAATTGTGGATATCCGAGATGCTGAACAAGCGGAAATTGACCATGGGCATGTTCATGGTCCAGGCGGTCACCAACACTGA
- the uvrA gene encoding excinuclease ABC subunit UvrA → MSKTVATVEEKIEIYGAREHNLKNIDISIPRNQLVVITGLSGSGKSSLAFDTIYAEGQRRYMESFSAYARSFLGGMERPDVDKINGLSPVISIEQKTTSKNPRSTVGTVTEIYDFMRLLYARSGEAYSYLSGKKMIRQTEDQIIDQLLEHFAGKKLYILAPVVKGRKGHYRELFEQIRKMGFSKVRVDGVVMEMVPKMQVDRYKIHDIEIVVDRIIAEEDDRYRITQSLKTALQHGKGIIMLRDEEGNIHHFSKYLMDPTTGLSYDEPAPNTFSFNSPYGACPTCNGIGVIEEITKENIIPDPSLSISRGGIVPIGEYRDIWIFKKIEAILKRHKASLSTPIKDLKVEVLDVLLYGDKTAVEVDSVKYPGTKWTTTFEGIVHFLQKQQEGGSEKLQKWVSDFTTTRECPDCEGYRLKKEALHFMIAGKHIGELAMMDIQQLGNWFGQIDDKLTEKQKIIGEEVLKEIRKRIGFLLDIGLDYLSLNRPLRTLSGGEAQRIRLATQIGTQLVGVLYILDEPSIGLHQRDNVKLIKALQDLRDLGNSVLVVEHDKDMMLDADYVVDIGPGAGRHGGHIVAKGTPQEILQQNSLTAQYLNGKEEIAVPTKRREGSGNYLKLLQASGHNLKNVDMELPLGSMICVTGVSGSGKSSLIHETLFPLLNRHFYRSRRTPLPYGSIEGLEHLDKVIEVDQSPIGRTPRSNPATYTGVFTDIRALFTELPEAKIRGYKPGRFSFNVKGGRCEDCEGAGMKLIEMDFLPDVHIPCETCKGKRYNRETLEVRFKGKSISDVLDMTVEQAVEFFDKQPKILRKIQTLNDVGLGYITLGQHATTLSGGEAQRVKLATELSKKDTGKTFYILDEPTTGLHFKDIEHLLEVLNRLVDKGNTVLIIEHNLDVIKVADHIIDLGPEGGNKGGQILTQGTPEAVANHPSSYTAKFLKMELSPSKS, encoded by the coding sequence ATGTCAAAAACAGTAGCAACAGTAGAAGAAAAAATAGAGATTTACGGTGCACGCGAGCACAATCTCAAAAACATAGATATATCCATTCCCCGAAACCAGCTGGTGGTCATCACAGGCCTGAGCGGAAGCGGTAAGAGTTCCTTGGCCTTTGACACGATCTATGCTGAAGGCCAGCGCCGCTATATGGAGAGTTTTTCGGCCTATGCCAGGTCATTTCTTGGCGGAATGGAGCGCCCGGATGTGGATAAAATCAATGGACTTTCGCCAGTGATCTCCATCGAGCAAAAGACCACCAGTAAAAACCCCCGCTCCACCGTAGGCACGGTAACGGAGATTTATGATTTTATGCGCTTGCTGTATGCCCGGTCTGGAGAAGCCTACAGTTATCTATCTGGCAAGAAAATGATCCGTCAGACGGAGGATCAGATCATCGACCAGCTGCTGGAACACTTTGCGGGCAAGAAGCTGTACATCTTGGCACCAGTGGTAAAAGGGCGAAAAGGACACTACCGCGAGCTTTTTGAGCAGATCAGAAAAATGGGATTTTCTAAGGTCCGCGTGGACGGTGTGGTCATGGAAATGGTGCCCAAGATGCAGGTGGACCGCTACAAAATCCACGACATCGAAATCGTCGTGGACAGGATTATTGCCGAAGAGGACGACCGCTACCGCATCACCCAATCCTTGAAGACTGCATTACAACACGGAAAGGGCATCATCATGCTCCGGGACGAGGAAGGTAATATCCACCACTTCTCCAAGTACCTGATGGATCCTACCACTGGGCTTTCCTATGATGAGCCGGCACCGAACACATTTTCCTTTAACAGCCCCTACGGTGCTTGTCCAACTTGTAACGGTATCGGCGTCATTGAAGAGATTACAAAAGAAAATATCATTCCAGATCCCAGCCTAAGTATTTCTCGGGGAGGAATAGTGCCGATCGGCGAATACCGCGATATCTGGATTTTCAAAAAAATAGAGGCGATCCTCAAGCGTCACAAGGCCAGCCTGTCCACTCCCATCAAAGACTTAAAAGTAGAGGTCTTGGATGTATTGCTTTATGGGGACAAAACCGCCGTCGAGGTGGATTCAGTCAAGTATCCCGGCACCAAATGGACCACCACCTTCGAAGGCATCGTACACTTTCTCCAAAAACAACAAGAGGGCGGATCCGAAAAGCTCCAAAAGTGGGTAAGTGATTTTACCACCACTAGGGAATGCCCGGATTGTGAGGGATACCGATTGAAAAAGGAAGCCCTCCACTTTATGATTGCCGGCAAGCACATCGGTGAGCTGGCCATGATGGATATCCAGCAGCTCGGAAATTGGTTTGGGCAAATTGATGACAAACTTACCGAGAAACAGAAGATCATAGGAGAGGAAGTCTTAAAGGAAATCCGGAAACGGATCGGGTTCCTTTTGGACATTGGGCTGGATTACCTTTCGCTGAACAGGCCACTCCGGACGCTTTCTGGAGGGGAGGCCCAACGGATCAGGTTAGCCACCCAGATCGGTACCCAGCTCGTAGGGGTATTGTACATTTTGGATGAACCGAGTATCGGCCTCCACCAGCGTGACAATGTCAAACTGATCAAAGCCCTTCAGGACCTTCGTGACTTGGGCAACTCCGTACTGGTAGTAGAGCACGATAAGGACATGATGCTGGATGCAGACTATGTCGTGGACATCGGCCCCGGGGCAGGTAGGCATGGTGGCCATATTGTCGCCAAGGGCACTCCCCAGGAAATACTCCAGCAAAATAGCCTTACCGCACAATACTTAAATGGAAAAGAAGAAATCGCTGTTCCGACAAAACGGAGAGAAGGCAGTGGCAATTACCTAAAATTGCTTCAGGCCAGTGGGCACAACCTGAAAAATGTGGACATGGAGCTGCCTTTGGGAAGCATGATTTGTGTAACCGGGGTATCAGGAAGCGGCAAGAGTTCCTTGATCCACGAGACGCTTTTTCCACTGCTCAACCGGCATTTTTACCGTTCTAGGAGGACTCCGCTGCCTTATGGCAGCATAGAGGGACTGGAGCATCTCGATAAGGTGATCGAAGTGGACCAATCCCCCATCGGCAGGACTCCCCGGTCAAACCCCGCCACCTACACCGGGGTATTTACAGACATTCGGGCCTTGTTTACGGAATTGCCAGAGGCAAAAATCCGCGGCTACAAGCCCGGGAGGTTTAGCTTTAATGTTAAAGGCGGTAGATGTGAGGACTGTGAAGGAGCTGGGATGAAGCTGATCGAAATGGACTTTTTACCGGATGTGCACATTCCCTGCGAAACCTGTAAAGGCAAACGCTACAACCGGGAAACGCTGGAAGTCAGGTTTAAGGGCAAATCCATCTCTGATGTGCTGGACATGACCGTGGAGCAAGCAGTGGAATTTTTCGATAAACAGCCTAAAATCCTTCGCAAAATCCAAACCTTAAATGATGTAGGCCTGGGTTATATTACACTTGGACAGCATGCCACCACCCTTTCTGGAGGCGAAGCACAACGTGTAAAACTCGCTACCGAGCTTTCCAAAAAAGACACCGGAAAGACCTTTTATATCCTTGATGAACCCACCACTGGCTTACACTTCAAGGACATCGAGCACCTGCTGGAAGTCTTAAACAGGCTGGTGGACAAAGGCAACACTGTGCTGATCATTGAGCATAACCTGGATGTCATCAAAGTCGCCGATCATATCATCGACTTAGGGCCAGAAGGCGGCAATAAGGGTGGCCAAATCCTAACGCAAGGGACTCCAGAAGCCGTCGCCAACCACCCTTCCAGCTATACAGCCAAGTTCTTAAAGATGGAGCTATCACCAAGTAAATCATAA
- a CDS encoding DUF6263 family protein, translating into MKKLSLLLLLCALMASCQSNKVLLQLDLAEGETYYQKSTMESHISQEFGGNNIDIDMNIIGDMSLKVLEVADDSYLMEAMFDKMGMEMKMPMMNMSFSSEDADKEGSNPLSKMFGKMAEKPFSIKMSKKGKILEVTGMEQAFSSAVDEIAEALGDDQLDKVKSQMKQNFGKNGMLGNLQLTSPIFPEDKVEPGDTWDAAITSSMNGVDADHQITYTYVKKENGQYYLKANGNTKMAQSEKVDPAVMPFPMTYDMGGTLNATITLDAETGWIKTIDLDQAMEGFVEIEKNEQLPDGMSMPMEINMKTKVTD; encoded by the coding sequence ATGAAAAAACTCAGTCTTTTACTGCTTTTATGCGCCTTGATGGCTTCTTGCCAATCCAACAAAGTGCTTTTACAACTGGATTTGGCCGAAGGCGAAACGTATTACCAAAAATCCACAATGGAATCCCACATTAGCCAGGAGTTTGGCGGAAACAACATCGATATTGATATGAATATTATCGGTGACATGTCGCTAAAGGTCTTGGAAGTAGCAGATGATTCTTACCTGATGGAGGCCATGTTTGACAAGATGGGCATGGAAATGAAAATGCCCATGATGAACATGTCTTTCAGCTCAGAAGATGCCGACAAGGAAGGCAGCAATCCGCTCAGCAAGATGTTTGGAAAAATGGCCGAAAAGCCCTTTAGCATTAAGATGAGTAAAAAAGGCAAAATCCTTGAAGTAACGGGAATGGAGCAGGCCTTTTCTTCAGCGGTTGACGAGATCGCTGAAGCTCTTGGGGATGACCAGCTGGACAAGGTCAAGTCCCAAATGAAACAGAATTTTGGCAAAAATGGCATGTTGGGAAACCTCCAGCTTACCAGTCCTATTTTCCCGGAGGATAAGGTAGAGCCGGGAGATACTTGGGATGCTGCCATCACTTCTTCCATGAACGGCGTCGATGCTGACCACCAAATCACTTATACCTATGTGAAAAAAGAAAATGGCCAGTATTACCTGAAAGCCAATGGCAATACCAAAATGGCCCAAAGTGAGAAAGTAGATCCTGCAGTAATGCCCTTTCCCATGACCTATGACATGGGCGGAACCTTAAACGCCACCATTACGCTGGATGCCGAAACAGGCTGGATCAAGACCATCGACCTGGACCAGGCAATGGAGGGCTTTGTGGAAATCGAAAAGAACGAACAGCTTCCTGATGGCATGTCCATGCCCATGGAAATCAATATGAAAACCAAGGTGACGGACTAA
- a CDS encoding AsmA family protein: MKNKKWLIFLGIAVLLILFVLEGIPFAVNLYLNKNADKIVSDLITRTDDFSGHHVRFGNIKLDYDYRGTYLELDSVAIFPAEDVAESKVKINLLADRILLSGFLWKSLLLDNTIVLDSAELRHVRIHSLSPSLDSLELKDKKKTQPKSGKDYKSIQVSHIDISDFSIENRDVVTDSARLELENLNLIATNFNITKNDLEEQDALFSVEDIKGRIGHSYIHFNEYRNVLHAEDIQFDKEKRSLEVQHVRLDNKLDKYAYTRSFAKETDWIELIEGKVKLANMDYDAYFRKNLIESEKLIISDMVINVFRDKRKPDDNRKRPKMINEIIRSIPKDLHVDLIQLENGYVSYEERPDNEGPKAGTIFFDQIDAKIINITNVSEMLEMHNKLTLEATARIMGKGNVQLKVAYFLQDSTGKFTMDGSIHDMELTAINPMLRPATQVEARSGEIDELTFDITADDIEGSGELIMKYHDLAIDIRGKSYGDGQNIFQKIGSFLTNKLVIRSENPGPKGELKKGVIYFKRDQSKFIFNYWWKLVLSGMRSTLTGEDEEALRKRSDKQ; encoded by the coding sequence ATGAAAAATAAAAAGTGGTTGATTTTTTTGGGCATAGCGGTCCTTTTAATTCTTTTTGTATTAGAGGGAATTCCCTTTGCGGTAAACCTGTACCTGAACAAAAACGCTGATAAAATAGTCAGTGATTTGATCACGCGAACGGATGATTTTAGCGGACACCATGTGAGGTTTGGCAATATCAAGCTGGACTATGATTACCGTGGCACTTATTTAGAGCTGGATTCGGTCGCGATTTTTCCAGCAGAAGATGTTGCCGAGAGCAAGGTAAAGATCAACCTGCTTGCAGACCGGATATTGTTATCAGGCTTTTTGTGGAAAAGTCTATTGCTGGACAATACCATAGTTCTGGATTCAGCAGAGCTCAGGCATGTCCGTATCCATTCCCTGTCGCCATCACTGGATTCGCTAGAACTAAAAGATAAAAAGAAAACCCAGCCAAAGTCCGGCAAAGATTATAAGTCCATCCAAGTGTCGCATATCGATATCAGTGACTTTTCGATCGAAAACAGGGATGTGGTAACCGACTCAGCCCGCCTTGAGCTGGAGAATCTCAACCTGATTGCGACCAATTTCAATATTACTAAAAATGACCTTGAAGAGCAGGACGCCTTGTTTTCTGTGGAAGACATCAAAGGCAGGATAGGCCATTCCTATATCCATTTTAATGAATACCGCAATGTCCTCCATGCGGAAGATATCCAGTTTGACAAAGAAAAAAGATCATTGGAGGTCCAACATGTCCGGCTGGACAACAAGCTGGACAAGTATGCCTATACGAGAAGTTTTGCGAAGGAAACCGATTGGATAGAATTGATAGAAGGAAAGGTAAAGCTGGCCAATATGGACTATGATGCCTACTTCCGAAAAAACCTGATCGAGTCCGAGAAACTGATCATCTCAGACATGGTGATCAATGTCTTCCGGGACAAAAGAAAACCTGATGATAATCGGAAAAGGCCAAAGATGATCAACGAAATCATCAGAAGTATTCCCAAAGACCTTCATGTGGACCTGATCCAATTGGAAAATGGGTACGTTTCTTATGAGGAGCGTCCCGATAATGAGGGGCCTAAAGCAGGCACTATATTCTTTGACCAGATTGACGCCAAGATCATCAATATCACCAATGTCTCCGAAATGCTCGAAATGCACAATAAACTTACCTTGGAAGCTACAGCAAGGATAATGGGTAAGGGTAATGTCCAACTGAAAGTTGCCTATTTCCTTCAAGACAGCACAGGGAAGTTTACCATGGACGGATCCATTCACGATATGGAGCTTACCGCTATCAACCCCATGCTCAGGCCAGCCACCCAAGTGGAGGCCCGTAGTGGAGAGATTGATGAGCTGACCTTTGATATTACGGCAGACGATATCGAGGGATCTGGTGAGCTGATCATGAAATACCATGACCTGGCCATTGACATCCGAGGAAAATCTTACGGTGATGGGCAGAACATTTTCCAGAAAATCGGATCATTCCTTACCAATAAGCTGGTGATACGTTCCGAAAACCCCGGCCCCAAAGGAGAACTTAAAAAAGGAGTAATCTACTTTAAGCGGGATCAAAGCAAGTTTATTTTTAATTATTGGTGGAAGCTTGTGCTCAGTGGGATGCGCTCTACGCTGACAGGAGAAGATGAGGAAGCCTTACGAAAAAGAAGCGATAAGCAATAA
- a CDS encoding sensor histidine kinase: MDRSRLYWIFQIFGWAAFAVINLFFVSLIRGITSVQIGAYLSLGAFYFVSTHYFRHIIKRQNWFNFNLSKLLIQAFCALLVLSFANVIATVLINWIFGILRQQEDLKPIVLLVNMFISFLYYALWAMMYFLYHFLENYNTTLKYQAKINEVKLNQLRNQLNPHFIFNALNSVRALVDENPPKSKEAITQLSNILRYSLIMDKKRTIDFSDEIKIVRDYLDLESIRFEERLKISYDIEKKAYQYKIPPMMLQTIVENAIKHGISNLMRGGLIHIQCFVGLTDDLYIVVKNSGQLTNSVQRKENDGSGHGISNTIQRLKLIYGNKASFKMRNFDSEFVVTEIKIPKQSTKLD, translated from the coding sequence ATGGACAGAAGTAGGTTATATTGGATATTTCAGATCTTCGGTTGGGCTGCTTTTGCGGTGATCAACTTGTTTTTTGTCTCTTTGATCCGTGGTATTACATCGGTTCAGATAGGGGCATACCTGTCGCTTGGTGCTTTTTACTTTGTGTCCACCCATTATTTTAGGCACATCATCAAGCGCCAAAACTGGTTCAACTTTAATCTTTCCAAGCTATTGATCCAAGCATTTTGCGCTTTGTTGGTGCTAAGTTTTGCCAATGTAATCGCGACAGTACTGATCAACTGGATTTTTGGCATTTTGAGGCAGCAGGAAGACCTGAAGCCAATTGTATTGCTGGTTAATATGTTCATCAGCTTTTTGTACTATGCCCTTTGGGCAATGATGTATTTTCTTTACCACTTCCTTGAAAACTACAACACCACCCTAAAGTACCAGGCCAAAATCAACGAGGTCAAACTGAACCAGCTTCGCAACCAACTAAACCCTCATTTTATTTTCAATGCCCTCAATAGCGTTCGTGCTTTGGTGGACGAAAATCCTCCCAAGTCAAAAGAAGCCATTACGCAGCTGAGCAATATCCTGCGGTATTCTTTAATTATGGATAAAAAGCGGACGATCGATTTCAGTGATGAGATAAAAATTGTGCGGGATTACCTGGACTTGGAAAGTATCCGATTTGAAGAACGGCTGAAAATATCCTATGATATTGAGAAGAAGGCCTATCAATATAAGATCCCTCCGATGATGTTGCAGACCATCGTCGAGAATGCCATTAAGCACGGTATTTCTAACCTGATGCGTGGAGGCCTCATTCACATCCAGTGTTTTGTTGGCTTGACGGATGATTTGTACATTGTTGTGAAAAACAGCGGACAGCTTACCAATAGTGTACAACGCAAAGAAAACGACGGAAGTGGACATGGGATTTCCAATACCATTCAGCGGCTAAAATTAATCTATGGGAACAAGGCCTCCTTCAAAATGCGGAATTTTGATAGTGAGTTTGTGGTGACAGAAATTAAAATTCCAAAACAAAGTACTAAATTAGACTAA
- a CDS encoding carboxypeptidase-like regulatory domain-containing protein — MDILTMVKSSTAFLLLFLPFWVVAQEEKVITGKVVDRATWEPVPVVRISSSLERVSSNDQGEFTIRAKKGDTLTFVHLTYQPLTLVANGDENQFQLIQLEERILEMREFEVTEMPSEQAFKEAILNTTADHAMEMNMMQRNVNTIMKIKDLSYFHDYSSYDMLLKNINTNGGVTLFSNNPSMGLISTFKRLFSGKGQMPDLSPAPADAGKTRPLWKNPLESDSVKIE, encoded by the coding sequence ATGGATATACTTACTATGGTAAAATCTTCTACGGCATTCTTATTATTATTTCTGCCCTTTTGGGTGGTGGCACAAGAAGAAAAGGTAATCACCGGAAAGGTCGTGGACAGGGCCACTTGGGAGCCTGTTCCAGTGGTAAGGATCAGCAGCTCCCTTGAGCGGGTCTCTTCCAATGATCAGGGGGAGTTTACCATCAGAGCCAAAAAGGGAGATACCTTGACCTTTGTCCACCTGACTTACCAGCCGCTCACATTGGTGGCAAATGGGGATGAAAACCAGTTTCAGCTGATCCAATTGGAAGAAAGGATCTTGGAAATGCGGGAATTTGAGGTGACTGAGATGCCTTCCGAACAGGCCTTTAAGGAAGCTATTTTGAATACCACAGCTGATCATGCTATGGAAATGAATATGATGCAGCGCAATGTCAACACGATCATGAAAATCAAAGACCTTAGTTACTTCCATGATTATAGCAGCTACGATATGCTACTCAAAAACATCAATACAAATGGTGGCGTTACATTGTTTTCCAATAATCCATCCATGGGCTTAATCTCAACTTTCAAGCGATTGTTCAGTGGTAAAGGTCAAATGCCAGACCTTTCGCCTGCTCCAGCGGATGCCGGCAAAACCCGTCCGTTATGGAAAAATCCCTTAGAATCAGATTCCGTAAAAATTGAATAG